In the Nitrosarchaeum sp. genome, one interval contains:
- the ilvA gene encoding threonine ammonia-lyase, whose translation MEEVKYLFYLAEFLMNPSYDEIQNANSLRGKEVRKTPLVYSPTFSNLTGSEVYLKAEFQQKTGSFKLRGAYYKISKLTQDGKKHGVVAASAGNHAQGVAFASSLEKIPCTIVMPKNASPSKVAATRGYGANVILEGINYEESSAKAKEISQKTGATMIHAFDDPQIIAAQGVIGLEILEDLPDVDEVYVPIGGGGLAAGVLIAIKEKNPKIKVVGVQSSSFPSMYESVKNNSLTSSGGERTIADGISVKVPGQTTFSIIKELIDEIVLVDDSDIIKAMFLLMERMKFVVEPAGVVGLAYLISAKPSPGKKVVPILTGGNVDMYLLGQIVDKGLATMGRLLKLSILLPDRPGAFKEIVDEISAANANIVEVVHDRLSSNINAGSAGVTLSLETQGKDQADRLIETLKKKNIQFRLLT comes from the coding sequence ATGGAAGAAGTCAAATATCTCTTTTATCTAGCAGAATTTCTAATGAATCCATCATATGATGAAATACAAAATGCAAACTCATTACGAGGAAAAGAAGTAAGAAAAACACCATTAGTGTATTCACCTACGTTTAGCAATCTTACCGGTTCTGAAGTTTATTTAAAAGCAGAATTTCAACAAAAAACTGGATCGTTTAAACTTCGCGGCGCGTATTATAAAATAAGTAAATTAACACAGGATGGAAAAAAACATGGAGTAGTTGCAGCATCTGCTGGGAATCATGCTCAAGGTGTTGCATTTGCATCTTCATTGGAAAAAATACCCTGTACTATCGTTATGCCAAAAAATGCATCTCCATCAAAAGTAGCTGCAACTAGAGGCTATGGCGCAAATGTGATCTTAGAAGGAATCAACTATGAAGAGTCATCGGCTAAAGCAAAAGAGATCTCACAAAAAACAGGTGCGACAATGATACATGCGTTTGATGATCCCCAGATCATAGCTGCTCAAGGAGTAATTGGATTAGAAATTCTAGAAGACCTTCCAGATGTAGACGAAGTGTATGTGCCAATAGGTGGGGGCGGACTTGCAGCAGGAGTTTTGATTGCCATAAAAGAAAAAAATCCAAAGATCAAAGTAGTAGGTGTTCAATCCAGTTCATTTCCATCAATGTATGAATCCGTAAAAAATAACTCCTTAACATCAAGTGGTGGTGAAAGAACTATCGCAGATGGAATATCTGTTAAAGTACCGGGGCAAACAACTTTTTCAATAATTAAAGAACTAATTGATGAGATAGTATTGGTTGATGATTCAGATATTATCAAAGCAATGTTTTTACTAATGGAGAGAATGAAATTTGTAGTAGAACCTGCCGGGGTAGTAGGTTTAGCTTATTTAATATCTGCAAAACCCTCTCCCGGAAAAAAAGTTGTTCCAATATTAACGGGGGGTAATGTCGACATGTATCTTTTAGGACAAATTGTAGATAAGGGGTTGGCAACCATGGGACGTTTACTCAAATTATCTATTTTATTACCCGACAGACCAGGAGCATTTAAAGAAATAGTAGATGAAATCAGCGCAGCAAACGCAAACATTGTTGAAGTAGTACATGACAGATTAAGTTCCAACATAAATGCGGGTTCTGCTGGAGTTACACTCAGTTTAGAAACACAAGGAAAAGATCAAGCCGATAGACTAATTGAGACATTAAAAAAGAAAAATATTCAATTTAGATTACTGACATAA
- the purE gene encoding 5-(carboxyamino)imidazole ribonucleotide mutase, producing MSYTKKPLVGIIMGSSSDSRIMKDAAEILDKFKIKHEDQIVSAHRTPTRLEEYGKHAEKMGFKIIIAGAGGAAHLPGMIASHTIIPVIGVPIMVYNDKQAKKTDNSKFSSFGGLDSLLSISEMPTGSPVVAVGINKAGNAGIYALKILANEFPELKKKLRLHKSEQHNSVLKESEILKKQGLSKFVQKKFK from the coding sequence ATGAGCTACACAAAAAAACCCCTAGTTGGAATAATCATGGGTTCAAGTTCAGATAGTAGAATAATGAAAGACGCTGCAGAAATCTTAGATAAATTCAAAATTAAACATGAAGATCAAATTGTATCTGCACATAGAACACCTACCAGATTAGAAGAATATGGTAAACATGCCGAAAAAATGGGATTTAAAATAATAATTGCAGGTGCAGGCGGAGCAGCGCATCTACCTGGAATGATTGCATCACATACAATAATTCCCGTAATCGGAGTGCCAATTATGGTGTATAATGATAAACAAGCCAAAAAAACAGATAACTCCAAGTTCTCCTCTTTTGGTGGATTAGATTCTCTTCTTTCGATATCTGAAATGCCAACAGGATCTCCGGTAGTAGCAGTAGGAATTAACAAAGCAGGAAATGCTGGAATATATGCTCTGAAAATTTTGGCAAATGAATTTCCAGAATTAAAAAAGAAATTAAGACTACACAAATCAGAACAACATAATTCAGTACTTAAAGAATCTGAAATTTTAAAAAAACAAGGTCTTAGTAAATTTGTTCAAAAAAAATTCAAATAG
- a CDS encoding 5-(carboxyamino)imidazole ribonucleotide synthase: MGKVLGIIGGGQLGMMITEAAKKMPEHISKIIVLDPVVNCSASQVGAEQIVADFKDKDAIIELAKRSDIITYEIESGDSEVLKSVEKDAEINPSPETLKIVQDKFLQKSFLAQNNILIPEFLQIDSILDLKQGLGKFGYPSLLKARRDAYDGRGNFKINTPAQIQEAFNYFNKKNLMLERFVPFKMEVSIIAARNTKGQIKTYPLVENIHEENILRQTIAPARVTEKVAKKAEEIAQTTMNVLKGAGIFGIEMFVTKTDEILINEIAPRVHNSGHHTLQSSKVSQFEQHLRAILGLELGDTVLLHPTVMYNILGPKNFEGGYKPIVLSEQNVFLKMYGKKISKPSRKLGHFNLVAKQGETIDLLLKKLETIKGKASINPA; this comes from the coding sequence ATGGGTAAGGTTCTTGGGATAATAGGCGGGGGACAGCTTGGCATGATGATCACAGAAGCTGCCAAGAAAATGCCAGAACACATTTCAAAAATAATAGTTTTGGATCCTGTAGTGAATTGTTCTGCATCCCAAGTTGGTGCTGAACAAATAGTAGCCGATTTTAAAGATAAAGATGCAATAATTGAGCTTGCCAAAAGATCAGATATTATAACATATGAGATTGAATCTGGAGACAGTGAGGTATTAAAATCAGTTGAAAAAGATGCAGAGATTAATCCATCCCCCGAAACATTAAAAATAGTTCAAGACAAGTTTTTACAAAAATCATTTTTAGCCCAAAATAATATTCTGATTCCTGAATTTTTACAGATAGATTCAATTTTAGATTTAAAACAAGGTCTTGGAAAATTTGGATATCCGTCATTACTAAAGGCAAGACGTGATGCATATGATGGAAGAGGTAATTTCAAAATAAACACACCAGCTCAAATTCAAGAAGCGTTTAATTATTTTAATAAAAAAAATCTCATGCTTGAAAGATTTGTTCCTTTTAAAATGGAAGTTTCAATAATTGCTGCAAGAAATACTAAAGGTCAAATCAAAACATATCCGCTAGTAGAAAATATTCACGAGGAGAACATTCTTCGTCAAACAATTGCTCCGGCAAGAGTAACTGAAAAGGTTGCAAAAAAAGCAGAAGAAATTGCACAAACAACTATGAATGTTCTAAAAGGAGCAGGTATTTTCGGAATAGAGATGTTTGTTACAAAAACAGATGAAATTCTAATTAATGAAATTGCCCCACGTGTGCATAATTCGGGGCATCATACATTGCAATCAAGCAAAGTGTCTCAATTTGAACAGCATCTTAGAGCAATTTTGGGTTTAGAGTTGGGAGATACTGTACTTTTACATCCTACTGTCATGTATAATATTTTAGGTCCAAAAAATTTTGAGGGGGGATACAAACCAATAGTGCTATCAGAACAAAATGTTTTTCTTAAAATGTATGGCAAAAAAATTTCTAAACCATCAAGAAAACTTGGTCACTTTAATTTGGTTGCAAAACAAGGTGAAACAATAGATCTTTTGTTAAAAAAATTAGAAACCATTAAGGGAAAGGCATCAATAAATCCAGCATAA
- a CDS encoding DedA family protein: MSEIEAFIQWVVSLVAENLYPGVFLAALLETVFPPIPSEAVFPLAGYSILKNDMNVFHIFGVGITGGCGATVGAFVIYIISKKLGRTGLIKYLKYARIKEKSLEKADHWFAKYGDKSVIIGRLIPGIRELVSIPAGIFNMPPLKFLIFTLIGSCIWSTALTAVGYYFGMATFDFF; this comes from the coding sequence TTGAGTGAAATAGAAGCATTCATTCAATGGGTAGTTTCACTAGTTGCTGAGAATCTTTACCCGGGGGTATTTTTAGCTGCATTGTTAGAAACAGTTTTTCCGCCAATTCCGAGTGAAGCAGTATTTCCTTTGGCAGGATATAGCATACTAAAAAATGACATGAATGTATTTCATATTTTTGGAGTTGGAATAACTGGAGGATGCGGTGCAACAGTTGGTGCTTTTGTAATTTACATAATATCAAAAAAATTAGGGCGAACCGGATTGATAAAATATCTCAAATATGCAAGAATCAAAGAAAAAAGTTTAGAAAAAGCTGATCATTGGTTTGCAAAATATGGTGATAAATCTGTCATCATAGGTAGATTAATCCCTGGAATTCGTGAACTAGTGTCGATTCCGGCTGGAATTTTCAATATGCCTCCATTAAAATTTCTTATTTTCACCTTGATTGGGTCATGCATATGGAGTACTGCATTAACTGCAGTTGGGTATTATTTTGGAATGGCCACATTTGATTTTTTCTAG